In Miscanthus floridulus cultivar M001 chromosome 19, ASM1932011v1, whole genome shotgun sequence, the DNA window ATCACGAATACTAGCATATTGTTCTTGGCTCTacaggttctcaacatctttttctagcaaccttgttgtcatcccattcggtgcttccaagagctcttatgcggttgaccaatgtcataagcctatcaaacatggattgtgtagtTTCATTTTTcaagaacacaaatctttccaattcaccatgaagcaactcaatgttgccttttctcacactcttatctccttcaaatgacactttcaaagtattctaaatttgctttgcactttccattccatttaccTTTTTAAATTCATTCGAACTTAAGCTTGACACAAGCAAAgctatggcttgtgcattttgatggagattgtgcacttattctagagttatctctctatcttcttcGGTAGGAAttatcacaccaacatccataacttcccaaagtcttgcggcaatgagatgcatcttcatcttgtaggaCCAATCAGTGTATCTCGTTCCATCAAAGTTAGGTCGCTTGCCAATGTTGATGGAAGGGTTATGTAGAGGTGAACCtttgatgagttgtccatagtcgaagttcatcctcgaatatattccctttccatgagcatgcttaccggctccaatatcactagcgacatctttgtttgcttcatttttACCACTTGttgcatcattcttgccacttattgcatcatcaaccttcttgctcaattcttccttcatcttgctcatctcatcttgcatctttttcaatTCATCTTgaaagaacttgacttgagcagccatcaactcttcagctatcttCTTGGCCATCTCGGTGGCGTTGGCTTGCATCTTGTTGGTCTCCGACATTATTTCTTCTCATGCGgtgaagcgctaaaagaagaccctgctctaataccaattgtaaagatctaaacaatgcctagagggggaggggtgaataggcgtatctaaaaatttctacGTAAACTCAAAGTCAAATATCAGTGACAGTTAGAAGTTTCAACTGTTTGGGCTAGAACTTCCGATAGCCGGAAGTTCCAACGTAAACAGTCGGGAGTTCTGGCACCTACGTGAAAttcactacaagtgctaaaatgaactttgagtgAAAGATATCTTACAATCCCACTCCCTAGTGGTAAGGTGAAGTGTTGGGGTTGCTCCTTTGATGCCGGAAGGTTACCActtcgtagatcgagtccaaaccctaagaggagAGTTGGAGAGGAAGACAAACCAACACAAACAAATATGATAGAACAAATCACAACTACAATAAGCATGtgggacataaggatttatcctgaggttcggcaaccccacaaaggagctcctacattctcgttgttgaggtgaccaccaaggtcggagtctcttctaactctttgcctctctcaaagcaaccacaaaggttactTGAGCTTTTCACTAAGAAATCAATCGACAAGATGAAAACTCTTGGGCGaagcctagccggctagggttccaagaacccaagagtaatatATGTAAATCCAACcgacttgatgaagaaatcaagtgctcaagcttgccaaagtgattctctcactcaatccactctcctttcactcaaaaccctaggggaatcaaagattggagcaaaggggagagaagaggggtgccttgaatgcttgggagctattttggATGAAAGTTTGTGAGTAATGAATGAGTGGTTTacggttagaagagaggagagagctatttatactcatagtgaAATCCAACCGTTTAGATCTAGGTCGGAAGTTTCGACACAGATCGCCGAAACTTCCGGCCCTACTGTAAAACACTATTCAAGGGTGTAGTCAAAGGTGGTCAACACAGCTGGAGCCGGAACTTTCGGCGGAACTCTGGAACTTCCGGTAGTCGGGACTTCTGATTCACGTCGAAACTCTCGACCTAGAGCCGAGCCAGGGGGCTAAGTCCCAAAGCGCGGGGACTTTTGGTGGGAGCCAGAACTTTCAGCACCCGGAACTCCTGACTCCCGTTGGGACTTTTGACGGGCGAGCGAGCGTGGGCGGGTAGACGGCTAAGTCCTCAAGTGCTGGAACTTCCAGCACCAAATGCCGAAACTTTCGACGGCCAGAACTCCCGGCTCACGCTAGGACTTCCGACTACCAAAAGTCCAAGAACTATATCTAAGTGTTCGtgaggtgattttgtgtctctctttagattttatttttatgctcgagcactctatcttcctcagaccacctaaacttgcatccctctttatagtacgacatacctaaacCCAAAATAGAATAAAAATGCTTTGAAGAGTGCTTTGGGTTCGTCTGCCttttgcacttgaagaattgagggataccatttcatcttaaatCAACTCTTTGAAACTTTTAAgggactaaagctgcaatatatTTCATTAAGATcttattagtccctaatttggatgtcattaaTACACCAAAACTCACGTAGGGGGCAAATACACTTtcaaagctacaacaaaaaaattatattaaagcatactatattatatgttcactgtatagatctactcatgtggagtccaacaaaattagattttttattttatgatttttctgtgatttactatgatttttaaatATTTagacgaaataaataaaaaagaaaaagacaaaatcgCCTTTGAAAGCCGCTTATAACCGGTTAAGGAGGTAAAACGAACTGTTTTTAAAGTTCAGGGTGGAAAAACAAACTTTCATAGAAGTTGAACGAGGTAGTGTCgattttttccttcaaaaaagcaatCCACAACCTAGTGGACTAGGCCTGTTTAGCCCACCTATGCAGCCCAGCCCATGTTGTCGTCATGTTCAGCCCGGCCCATAGAGAGCTGTACACGTACCGGCGCAGGAGGCCCCATATGCTCATCATAGACAAGCACTTGCCgtcacaaaaaaaagaaaaagaaaagacaaaaaaaaaaaccgtCAGAGCGGCGGTCGGCTGTAGTGTAGTTGCAGGTGTTCGCCGGCACACGCGCGCGGCCGCGAACCCTAGATGACGCCGGCGAACGGTGCTCCAGCTCCGGCAACGGAGGCGGCCCCCCAAGAGGTGGAGTCGGAGGCCGATGCGTTCCGGCGCCAGGTTGACGACCTCGTCTCGAAGACCGACGTGGTAATCCTCCCACTGCTTGCTCCTGGTCCCGTCTCATATAGCGACGATGACGCGATTCTAGTGCCGGAGAAGCGTCGATTAGAATGTTTTGTTTGGCGAATTTGGGGGAATTTGTGTTCTTGTTTGTTAGCGCGACAATTCGGGCGCAGTAGTTCTCAGATTGGGGGTTGTTTGCGATGTGTGTGCTGCAGCTGGAGAGGCGCGTGAAAGAGGTGGTGGACTTCTACGATGGCAAGAAGCACGGAAGCGGCGGGCGgaagggcggcggtggcggcaggcACGGGGCATACTCGAGGGGGATGCCCGACCTTATGCGCCAGTTCGGCGTGCTTTTGAAAGAGGTGACCTTTCTCGAGTTGGTTCTTGAATCTTGGCATGAATAATCTCTGCACATAGTGCTTGCTGGGTTCGGTCTGCACATAGTGCTTGCTGAATAATCTCGTGAAGCATGCCGTAGAAAGTCTGGCCAGTTTAGAACAGTAAACGACCTGAACGCATGATAGATCATCAAAATGAAACGGTTTAGGGTTGCAGCTTTTGAAAGTGGTATTGATGAGATCACATATGCAACTAAAAAGTATCTTTATTGAGGCATAAACACATCTTTGTTGTTGGCTGATCATATTCAAGGTCAATTGTTTCAATTGAGTTAATACCTGATCTCTCTCTAGCTTGTAGATAATTTTGACAAAGTTTATAATTTTCTTCTCCAGTGGTCCCTTCCAGTTTCCTTTTTTAGACCAAAGACCATTGGCACAGCTCACTGCGGACACTAGCTTATAACGGAAGATCTCTAAAACCTGAAAGACACAAACTAACTCAATACTCACCATAATCTAAACCAACACTCTGCAAACTCCTCTAAAAACCTACCAGCAAAAATGCCACATATATACAGCCACAGCCACATTTACTTTCAGCACTTCATGCAAAAACAACACCAGACTGCTGCAACCTAGCCAAAACTTAACCACAATAGAGCAAACAGCACTCCTCTAAATTTGTTCAATGCCGTTTACCATGTGCCTGATAAGCTCCGCCGCTCTTTTCTTTATCCTTCTCTGAGACCATCACCGTCCAGTTCTGCAGCAAGGCCACCAGCTTGAATAAGACCACTGCCACCTTTGGCTCCTTGATCAATTTGTTGTTAAACACCAGATCGTTCCTTGTGTTCCACAGCAcccacagagaacctgcacaacaAAAACGAATCACAAACCTTTGTCTTCCTATATCTAAAGCCAGGAGGAATAAAAGTCACTACATTCTACTGGAGTTTTAGACAAAACAGAAACATACTTCTAAAAAAGCACAGAAAAAAACAGCAATAGGACACAGAAAAAGGATATGATCAGTAGTTTCACCCTCTCCACAAAATTTGCACTGTTCTTATCCCATCCACTTTATTTTCTTAATTCGGACTGCTGATTGGATCCTACCATGGAATGCCATCCACAGAAAGATCTTCACCATTAGAAGAGCTTTGCAGTCTTATACATCCATCTTATGTTGATTCACCAGACCACCAGAAGTCAAAGCTTTGTATAGAGATTTTGTTGTGTGTCTCCCTGACCTCTCTAAACCCCAGATCACTACATCTCTTCCTTCGGACAGAGAAACATCCCTCTAAATTACTTTTAGGTCCTTCTAACTTTTTTTTTTCGTTATTCCCGGAGAATCAGAAAATGTGTGATTGGTTTGCCATATGAAAGTTCCCATTTATTCCTTTGCCATTTTCACTCAGTCTTCTTGATTTTCATCCTTCCAGATCACCTCTCATAAAGATGCATGGCCATTTCTGGAGCCGGTGGATGTTGTAACCCTGCACATTCCTGACTATCACAAAGTAATGGCTAAGCCTGCTAATATAATTTTGTCATTTATTGCTGTAGTTGATTCCTAACAGAGTAGTAATTTTGATTACAAGGGGATATTGTTGTAGGTTAGTATAAATATTAATCACTACTGATGTTGTTGTATGTCTTTAGTGTTATCCTGGATGTATGAGCAATACATAATCTTGAAGAGGTACACTGACTTTTTACCTTGATCCAGTTTGGCCTCTGTTTGTATTATATTGCAAGCACATGTATATAAATATAACTACAATGGATATGAGCCATTGTAGTGAGTGGCTTTTCCTTTAGCAGTGGAACCTTCTCACCCCCTTTTTAGAGTTTTACCATTGAATTAATACAACAGTTTATGTTCAGTTTCCTGAAGTACAAGGTTGTGTCTTTAACCTCTATTATCTGTTACAAGATTGGATATTGCTTCAAATTGTGGAATCCTTGACATTTAGCTGTATATGTTTCTCTTTATTTAGCTTCTCCTTGGAAGCTGGTTAGATGCACCTTAGTTAGAGCTGCTTTGGTTTTGTTATTATCGTGTCCTTTTCGAACAGCCAAGGCAGGggcatttaatatttatttatttatgtatCAGTAAAGTTTTTTTTGTAGTGATTTTCATTTATTTAGTTTATCTTGTTAACAGATTATTACCCATCCTATGGACTTCTCTACCATCCAAAAGAAAATGGAAAGGAAAGATGGTTCCTGTTACACCAATGTTCGAGAAATATGTTCTGATGTTCGATTAATTTTTGCCAATGCGATGAAGTACAATGATGATCAAAATGTAATCCACTTGATGGCTAAATCATTGCTTGAGAAATTTGAAGAGAAGTGGCTCCATTTTCTTCCTAAAGTTGAGAGCGAGGTAAGTTTTTTAGTcatacatctctctctctctctctctctgcctagCCAATAGAAGCATGTCGGAACCTTTTATTTGTGCATTATATTTTCTCTACATATGCTTGTAGGAAAAAAGACAAAAGGAGGAGGAATCAAAGGGTGTTGCAGCCACAAGTGCTTCTCGAGAAGTTGCAATCGCAAAATTAGCAAAAGATACTGATGATGAGGTATGATGCTTGTTTATGTTGTTAGTTGTTTGGATGCTAATAGCAGTTTGATGGTGTGGTTTTGGATGCAATATGTACACTCATCTTCATTGCCTCGTTCAGTATTAGATTTCAAGTATCCTATTCTATTTCCCATGGATATTCAGTACttcctctcttctttttttctcccCAGCTAAATCAGATCAATAGGAAGCTGGAGGAGCTCCGGAAAATGGTGGTTCACAGATGCAGGTATATCTTATAATGCTCATTCTATGCCTTTTGATTTGATTATATGCTATTATTTTTTATGTTGTGATGATGACATTCTACTTGTGTATCTGAATCTGGATCACATGGTTGCTGAATTTTTTATATTTATAGGAAAATGACCACAGATGAGAAGAGGAAGCTGGGTGCAGGTCTCTGCCACTTGTCTCCAGATGATCTTAACAAGGCGCTAGAAATTGTTGCACAAGACAATCCTAGCTTCCAAACTAAAGCAGAAGAAGTGGATCTTGATATGGATGCCCAGGTAATGGTTTATGTGTTCCCTTGTGCTCACCCTTTCTTTTTTGTTTCAACCATAGACATAAATAACTGGTTATACTGCATCATGGCTTAGAATTAAGGAAAGAATACCACCCTGTGTGTTTAACTTGAGAGTTTCCTCCTACCATTTTGGTTATTTTTTTCCGGTCTGTTTTAGCTATGCTCCCTGATGCAGAGCGAGACAACCCTATGGAGGCTGAAATTCTTTGTGAGGGAAGCGCTGGAACGACAGGCCAACGTTGCCTCTGGTAAGATGGACGAAAACGCCAAGAGAAAGAGGGAGATATGCAATGCTCTGGCCAAAACCGCCTCGAAACGGATCAAGAAGCAGCCCTAGCCATCTTCCAGATCTTTGACTCGCGCCCTTCTCTGATTGTTAAGAAGTTGTTTTTGGTAGGAGTAGCCATTAGCTTTGTGAAACGATTTCCTGCATTTTTTGTGGAGCTGTGTATATAGTACATTAGTACACTGTCCAGTAACAAGTGCTTTCATGTGTAACCATGAGCTGATCGTGTCCCCCCTGATCCAACAACAAACATTGTTTCTACTTGCAATTGCTAGAATGAAGGCCACAATGTGATTGATTGTAGAAGCAAGCTTTTGTCACAGGGCGATGTTACTTGTGGAATCAGATGATGCAGACATTTTGTGGAACGAGATCCTCTAACATACTCGTTTCTACGCCAGAGGGACATCAAAGTCTCCTGCATCGTTGGTGCACCATACGACGGCAGCATCCAACAAACAAAGCAAATGCATGACTATTCTATCCATCGGCCCACGATCACGCTGGCCTTGTTCGGCACATTCGTACGCAGGAGATTGTGACGCAGGAAAAAAAGTACTTTCATGATTTCATCCGACGAGTTCATCTGAGGATTTTTGCAATCCCTTTTCACCCCATGGATTAGCTCTGTTTTGCTGTCTCATGAATGGATATTTGGATTTGATTTATCTGTCCTCATCAGATTGTTCTGAGCTTTGTTGAAGCCTCTCCCTTTCCCAAGAAAGATGTAGCTTAGGTTTGCATTTAAAATAGAATCAAaaggtcctgaagtggaagaaaATATGTGCGTGTGCGTAACTCAATCTCATGGCTTTTCTTTTGTCAACATGTGCCATAACATGTAACTGCTTATTGTGGCATGATTTTTTTACTTTCTGGCCTTTTTTCCCTGAACAGAGAGAGTTGATGACCGCTCTTTTTATGAATATGCACTATTCTCATGTTTTTTTTAATGAATATGAACTAACCTCATACTTTGTGGTCTGCTTTTCTATTCTGCACAGAGAGAGTTTGATGCCTAATTTTGTACCTCATGTTGGCTTGGAATTTAGAACTTGAGGCTTGGGCATTTTGGCTTAGCTATGGTGGACAAGAAAGCTTATTCAGGTAGCAAAAATATATATACGGATTCTTCCGGAGGCATACATGACTGCTTGTTCAGAGAGCATATATGGATATTCAATGCACACACACATTTCATATTTTGAGTACTACCATTGGTTGTAATATTTTAGAGAGTAATATAATGTATATTCAGAGTAGGGCACATATGTATGCAACATGCTGGAGCCCTTTACGGCTTTGTGCAACAAGGTCCACCAGAAGCTGTGTGTTAGCCTTCAACTAGTGGCATGGGACGTTGGGGGTGGCTTGACACCTTCCACAGCGGCACGATCTCCACGGCATGGTGGAGACTTGGTGGCAACGGGTGCAGACGTGCCTCCAAGAAGTACTTTCTCCGGCGATGGTGCGGCCATCCAAGCAGTTGCAGCCGAAAGTGGCGGAGGTGCCGGCATGGCGGATGACGACGCGAGCATGGTTAATGGGCTGTGGTCCGTATATGGGCTAAAGGGATTTTGGGCCATCACCTTGTATTTGTGTGATGTATGATATCGTCCGTCAGATGGTGCGGTAACGGTGCAGAAGGCTCGGATGTTCCTGTACTCTGACGTAGAGACAAGTATGTTAGAGGATCTTGTCCTGAAGGGTTGCGGATTTACATGTTATCATTCTCGGAAATGCTCTCCTCAGGACAGCCGAACGCTTCCGTTACCGTGGGCCACGATGGCCCGAACACCCCAGCTAGAATCTCCACGCTCGCCTCAACTCTATTCGTTTGGCTGTCGTCTTCAGCAACCTCCATAAACGTCATTTCCACTGGCCGCGAGTTCCCCGTGCCGGCGCAGCGTGCTCCACCGTGGCCGCACTGCCACTGCGCTCTCCACCGGCCCAGCCGGCCGCCATCACCTCTACACTGCACCAGAGCGTCGCCTCCTGCCTTCCACCCTCTCCACCGCAGTTCACCGAGCGCTCGCCATTCCACCGTGCCGCTTTCTCACCACTCGCCTTTCCCTAGCGCTGGGGCCGCTCGCCTGGGCACTGCATCCGCCTGCCCGCTGGCTTCCCCCCCTCCGCGCATCGAGCTCCACATCGATGAGCCTCTATTCTCCCAAGCAGCGAGTAGATGTTACGTtgaaagtgcatgttgcaagagtatgtttcaagtgtttcagatgttttatatgtatgttgcaagtgttttatatggatgttgcaaaaatagattgtgatgttgcatatgttgcaatggtttgtACACGTacgttgcaagcgtctgttttcaatgtttcatatgtttttaaACATATGTCGTAAGTATgtgttatctggatgttgcatatgtttcacacatatcacatatgttgaaaatattttatacGGATGCTGTGTATGTTTGcaatgtgtttcaagtgtttttcatatattttttttgcaagtgtttcagaagc includes these proteins:
- the LOC136527758 gene encoding transcription factor GTE1-like isoform X1, yielding MTPANGAPAPATEAAPQEVESEADAFRRQVDDLVSKTDVLERRVKEVVDFYDGKKHGSGGRKGGGGGRHGAYSRGMPDLMRQFGVLLKEITSHKDAWPFLEPVDVVTLHIPDYHKIITHPMDFSTIQKKMERKDGSCYTNVREICSDVRLIFANAMKYNDDQNVIHLMAKSLLEKFEEKWLHFLPKVESEEKRQKEEESKGVAATSASREVAIAKLAKDTDDELNQINRKLEELRKMVVHRCRKMTTDEKRKLGAGLCHLSPDDLNKALEIVAQDNPSFQTKAEEVDLDMDAQSETTLWRLKFFVREALERQANVASGKMDENAKRKREICNALAKTASKRIKKQP
- the LOC136527758 gene encoding transcription factor GTE1-like isoform X2, producing MTPANGAPAPATEAAPQEVESEADAFRRQVDDLVSKTDVLERRVKEVVDFYDGKKHGSGGRKGGGGGRHGAYSRGMPDLMRQFGVLLKEIITHPMDFSTIQKKMERKDGSCYTNVREICSDVRLIFANAMKYNDDQNVIHLMAKSLLEKFEEKWLHFLPKVESEEKRQKEEESKGVAATSASREVAIAKLAKDTDDELNQINRKLEELRKMVVHRCRKMTTDEKRKLGAGLCHLSPDDLNKALEIVAQDNPSFQTKAEEVDLDMDAQSETTLWRLKFFVREALERQANVASGKMDENAKRKREICNALAKTASKRIKKQP